A DNA window from Corvus hawaiiensis isolate bCorHaw1 chromosome 11, bCorHaw1.pri.cur, whole genome shotgun sequence contains the following coding sequences:
- the LOC125331618 gene encoding heat shock transcription factor, Y-linked-like, which translates to MDHPQVLEGYKPRVGHKRRAPAALCLDEELEESCPSGSCQDLSPVQGTAADMEEEVFTPASAQDTQVSAHRKPVLDMKLWKMLESDQFQSIWWSEGGKCVAINKDLFKVEVLGRGVHQRVFNTQHIRSVIRQLNLYGFTKVQRDIQRSASLPEFLSEEAAASAHSQILYYYNPSFNRAYPWLLGTCKRRAALKQRALDAAGLDERPL; encoded by the exons ATGGACCATCCTCAGGTGTTGGAAGGCTACAAGCCAAGAGTGGGCCACAAAAGAAGAGCCCCAGCTGCATTGTGCCTAgatgaggagctggaggaaagcTGCCCCTCAGGAAGCTGCCAAGATCTTTCGCCTGTCCAGGGAACTGCTGCTGACATGGAGGAGGAGGTGTTCACACCAGCTTCTGCACAGGACACACAGGTGTCTGCTCACAGAAAGCCTGTACTTGACATG AAGCTTTGGAAAATGCTGGAAAGTGACCAGTTTCAGTCCATTTGGTGGAGTGAGGGTGGAAAATGTGTGGCCATCAACAAAGATCTCTTCAAAGTggaggtgctgggcaggggagtTCATCAGCGGGTTTTTAACACACAGCACATCAGGAGTGTTATTCGCCAGCTGAACCTCTATGGATTCACCAAAGTGCAGCGGGATATCCAAAGATCTGCCTCCCTGCCCGAATTCCTatcagaggaagcagcagcttctgctcaCAGCCAG ATCCTCTACTACTATAACCCCAGCTTCAACAGAGCATatccctggctgctgggaacATGTAAGAGGAGAGCTGCCCTCAAACAGAGAGCCCTGGATGCAGCAGGGTTGGATGAAAGGCCCCTCTAG
- the LOC125331791 gene encoding heat shock transcription factor, Y-linked-like: protein MATEREFSSLRFPQKLWKMLESDQFQSIWWSEGGKCVAINKDLFEAEVLGREGQQVFHTQKIKSFMRQLNAYGFTKMQRDIQRSASLPEFLSEEAAASAHSQILYYYNPSFNTAHPRLLETCKRRGVLKGRGPDPEEMDERPL, encoded by the exons ATGGCTACGGAGCGAGAGTTCTCATCCCTGCGCTTTCCACAGAAGCTTTGGAAAATGCTGGAAAGTGACCAGTTTCAGTCCATTTGGTGGAGTGAGGGTGGAAAATGTGTGGCCATCAACAAAGATCTCTTTGAAGCggaggtgctgggcagggaaggacAACAGGTCTTccacacacagaaaattaaaagtttcATGCGACAGCTGAACGCGTATGGATTCACCAAAATGCAGCGGGATATCCAAAGATCTGCCTCCCTGCCCGAATTCCTatcagaggaagcagcagcttctgctcaCAGCCAG ATCCTCTACTACTATAACCCCAGCTTCAACACAGCACATCCCCGGCTGCTGGAAACGTGCAAGAGGAGAGGTGTCCTTAAAGGAAGGGGCCCAGACCCAGAAGAGATGGATGAACGACCCCTTTAG